One genomic window of Nilaparvata lugens isolate BPH unplaced genomic scaffold, ASM1435652v1 scaffold5899, whole genome shotgun sequence includes the following:
- the LOC120356133 gene encoding LOW QUALITY PROTEIN: UDP-glucuronosyltransferase 1A9-like (The sequence of the model RefSeq protein was modified relative to this genomic sequence to represent the inferred CDS: inserted 1 base in 1 codon) has translation MKFDAVLIENQYYSSFHGLTHKLGSPPVIGVHTFVPWSALDEFMGVKVNPSYMPHIFSHHSDSMTFLERCFNTFLYWYNWYLVEYELFPYQEAILKKYFGTNTPSAREMEFNRACCWYQLISEQGIDTSVWEVTCRELPSSREREIFFKTIRRFPKIRFFWKYEAESPLSNVPSNXVIRKWFPQQSILVHPKCRIFISQGGLQSTEEAIYYAVPLLVIPLFADQPHQAARIEKEGAGLSLLLSRLTEDNFYDAISSMLTDPKFKSNMNRLSSLSKDQMVPALDEAAWWVEYVIRHKGARHLRPQNLNMNWIQVQLVDVYGAIVAAALFVLYIIYKLIKSIVALIPLGKSKKGKKAKSKRS, from the exons ATGAAGTTCGACGCTGTGTTGATAGAGAACCAATACTACAGCAGCTTCCATGGACTGACGCACAAGCTGGGTTCTCCGCCGGTGATCGGAGTGCACACATTCGTGCCGTGGTCGGCCCTCGACGAGTTCATGGGAGTCAAAGTGAACCCTTCCTACATGCCTCACATCTTCTCTCATCATAGCGACTCGATGACCTTCCTTGAAAGATGTTTCAACACGTTTTTGTACTGGTACAATTGGTATCTGGTCGAGTACGAGCTGTTCCCTTATCAAGAGGCCATTCTCAAGAAATACTTTGGGACGAACACACCATCAGCGAGGGAAATGGAGTTCAACAGAGCTTGTTGCTGGTACCAGCTGATCT CTGAACAAGGCATTGATACTTCAGTCTGGGAAGTAACATGCAGGGAACTTCCGTCCTCAAGAGAAAGGGAAATATTCTTCAAAACCATCAGGAGATTCCCGAAGATCAGATTCTTTTGGAAATATGAAGCTGAGTCTCCACTATCAAATGTGCCTTCAA TTGTGATTAGAAAATGGTTCCCGCAACAGAGTATTCTAG TTCACCCGAAATGCCGGATTTTCATCTCGCAAGGCGGCCTGCAGAGCACGGAGGAGGCGATCTATTACGCTGTGCCACTTCTGGTCATACCCTTATTTGCTGATCAGCCACATCAGGCTGCTAGAATAGAGAAGGAGGGAGCCGGTCTGTCTCTCTTGCTCAGCAGATTGACGGAGGACAATTTTTATGACGCCATAAGCAGCATGCTCACTGAcccaaa GTTCAAATCAAACATGAACAGACTATCGTCGTTATCGAAAGATCAGATGGTTCCCGCCCTGGATGAGGCGGCCTGGTGGGTGGAGTACGTCATAAGGCACAAGGGAGCCAGGCATTTGCGGCCACAAAATCTCAACATGAACTGGATCCAAGTGCAGCTCGTCGATGTGTATGGTGCAATTGTCGCTGCCGCACTATTCGTTCTCTACATAATTTACAAACTCATCAAGAGCATTGTTGCCCTTATTCCTTTGGGCAAGAGTAAGAAAGGGAAGAAAGCGAAGAGTAAAAGATCGTAA